In Diachasmimorpha longicaudata isolate KC_UGA_2023 chromosome 4, iyDiaLong2, whole genome shotgun sequence, a single genomic region encodes these proteins:
- the Arms gene encoding kinase D-interacting substrate of 220 kDa B isoform X1, translating to MRIKQFNGSDSTSNKSETSSLLDRSSSSFSPLSSRWTSYGSLHACQDALRSLWNRSKQTLHRTDSMVSLCYRSLATYIAEDNLQGLQGFLEIKRIAIDDRDENGSTALIYASSKGKIQFVREILNHGADVNAEDADNWTALLCAAKEGHTDVCVELLDHGADLEHRDMGGWSALMWATYKGRLATVKVLLSRGADVHAHGNYHISSLLWASGRGYIDIVKELITYGAKVNVGDKYGTTALVWASRKGNLEIVDVLLKAGANVDTAGMYSWTALTVATLGNYVDTVMLLLEHKPNVNALDKDGNTALAIASREGYHEIVSALLNAGAYINIQDRNGDTNLIHAVKGGHRSVVEALLKKYVDVDVAGKDKKTATYIAVEKGNSTILKMLLNANPDLEIGTKDGDTPLLRAVRSRNAEMVQLLLDKKAKVSATDKKGDSVLHIAMRARSKAIVEILLRNPKNSQLLYRPNRQGETPYNIDIKHPKTILGQIFGARRLNTNEDNENMLGYDLYSSALADILSEPSLSTPITVGLYAKWGSGKSFLLNKLREEMKNFAKHWIDPTFQFSSLLFSSTCHLSLFFGVMLGLALQSWIVGVTFGGVFFCTVYIFLILVWYAHKKYDWYWPYNFTIALTKNLNSLKLLLQIIFCHPPGGQISTDPSDITATIQPIKFYFTDQTRVGTTAAGENAVVQMVGSLYDAIENDFGSLATRLYRAFRPKPVKSTTSWTWRHLCCLPYIVIFEFCFLSLLVGISTLTIYLLDPYHRPRPILNINTNSSRLNESVPLLPPKPEESIIDPVTAYIIMGTVGLILAFSIIANLYTWSRIFHSLLFSQRRHLHRTIAKLDSLKSEGFIQTLRSEVHLMTEMVKCLDRFTSQQSRLVLIVDGLDSCEQDKVLLVLDAMQALFSDNHCPFLIILAIDPHIIAKAVELNSRRIFAESNIGGHDYLRNMVHLPFFLQNSGLRKVKVAQQTAQFVSKKAGGSWNYETACADDNYATTSATIQHSISNRRLSTESSVIMNSNEKLKPPSRKGSRKMRLSESIASSIGSNLNRLGGAQDLNKMLLTDDYFSDVNPRSMRRLMNVVYVTGRLLKAFQIDFNWYHLASWINITEQWPFRTSWLIWYYDMYEENYDDSTSLKTLYDKVRPQIPVLKDAQPLLEMDRDERKLDVFLTFHRASLLVSDMKIFLPFTINLDPYIKKKIKEEQQGVEEDPLHQSILLNNGGLLLNNPWQSGAMTSGTLASRHGKLTKAPSLQGSSILHSPIPQIPNHSALSHWPIIPPVYNWVPGYQPKVPSASNSLPSDLLDVRLSKASVQDVCNLLGRIEELNPRNLDIYRNIIRENNVNGKVLLHCEMSELKEVLKMTFGDWELFRMLITTLRENELKMLTGAHEEGSRSVRFTVANEHVSHKDQRVETHGNIQRGSMHNDKEKSTTRTDGPSRRDQTKHSVMEKQVTLEEQMICGALQTLNEEACEDVLDVPSPSTIQPDSLAGSDRPRSLSISRAPDTDYVLLQPSPIFHWAPVPDDPESSDESSHDSLVHLQRTNSQRSVISQQSIESDVAGRKSKSKNRPRSILASPPSSPRASRGLRSTDDHSSQKNISKGILTNSTSNNSLSGRSVRPSMSRIDEKSDSIEINVTVPSPEDPQDPAELSTIVINDLNAQNDESDDESTPLVSQVSSPINVQSFNSKLQTGGYSDINRHQMSCSALGVKSTLQTSDNGDNFINKYKDDAVKLVIRETLDGRLPRQDAEDWDSPETPV from the exons ACACTACATCGTACAGACTCCATGGTGTCACTTTGCTACCGGTCTCTTGCCACTTACATCGCTGAAGATAATCTTCAAGGCCTTCAAGGATTTCTTGAAATTAAACGCATTGCCATTGATGATCGTGATGAG AATGGCAGTACAGCCCTCATATACGCCTCTTCCAAAGGAAAAATCCAATTCGTCCGGGAGATTCTCAACCATGGAGCAGATGTCAACGCTGAAGATGCAGATAATTGGACTGCTCTCCTCTGTGCAGCTAAGGAAGGTCACACAGACGTATGTGTGGAACTGCTGGATCATGGGGCAGACCTAGAGCACCGGGATATGGGCGGATGGAGCGCCCTAATGTGGGCAACCTACAAAGGAAGACTTGCTACTGTCAAAGTTCTATTATCCCGAGGTGCTGATGTCCATGCTCATGGCAACTACCACATTTCTTCGTTGCTTTGGGCGTCGGGCCGCGGGTACATAGACATCGTCAAAGAGCTCATCACGTACGGGGCTAAAGTCAATGTTGGGGATAAGTACGGAACCACAGCGCTTGTATGGGCCTCTCGTAAAGGTAACCTTGAGATCGTTGATGTTTTGTTGAAAGCTGGAGCTAATGTCGACACTGCAGGAATGTATTCCTGGACGGCTCTCACCGTCGCAACTCTAGGGAATTATGTTGATACGGTTATGCTCCTTCTAGAACACAAACCAAATGTAAATGCTCTCGATAAAGATGGCAATACAGCTTTGGCGATAGCCTCTCGTGAAGGCTATCATGAGATAGTCAGCGCTCTGTTGAACGCTGGTGCATACATAAATATTCAGGATCGTAATGGAGATACGAATCTCATTCATGCGGTGAAAGGCGGTCATCGAAGTGTTGTAGAAGCTTTGTTGAAGAAATACGTCGATGTTGACGTAGCtggaaaagataaaaaaacagcAACTTATATTGCTGTGGAAAAGGGCAATTCAACAATTCTAAAAATGCTTCTGAATGCCAATCCTGATCTTGAGATTGGCACAAAGGATGGGGATACTCCTTTACTACGAGCTGTGAGATCCAGAAATGCTGAAATGGTTCAGCTACTACTAGACAAAAAAGCGAAAGTATCGGCAACTGATAAAAAAGGTGATAGTGTTTTGCACATCGCAATGCGTGCGCGATCCAAAGCCATCGTTGAGATCCTTCTGCGGAATCCGAAGAACAGCCAATTGTTATATCGACCGAATCGCCAAGGCGAGACACCTTACAATATCGATATAAAGCACCCGAAGACAATATTAGGACAAATTTTTGGAGCTAGACGATTGAATACTAATGAGGACAATGAGAATATGCTTGGGTACGATCTTTACAGCAGTGCACTTGCTGATATTCTCAGTGAACCGTCATTATCAACACCAATCACAGTGGGCCTCTATGCAAAATGGGGATCTGGCAAGTCATTCCTGTTGAACAAATTACGAGAGGAGATGAAGAACTTTGCGAAACACTGGATTGATCCGACTTTTCAGTTCTCGTCCCTCTTGTTCTCCTCAACATGTCATTTATCGTTGTTTTTTGGAGTTATGTTGGGGCTTGCATTGCAGTCTTGGATCGTCGGTGTGACCTTCGGTGGCGTTTTCTTCTGTACAGTTTACATTTTCCTGATTCTCGTATGGTACGCCCACAAGAAGTACGACTGGTATTGGCCGTACAATTTCACTATAGCCTTGACTAAAAACTTGAATTCCCTCAAGCTCTTACTGCAAATCATATTCTGCCATCCACCGGGCGGGCAAATCAGTACTGATCCATCTGACATAACAGCCACCATCCAAcctattaaattttatttcactgatCAGACCAGAGTTGGAACGACAGCAGCGGGTGAAAATGCTGTTGTTCAGATGGTTGGATCGTTGTACGATGctattgaaaatgattttggATCGCTTGCCACGCGTTTGTATCGCGCATTTCGGCCGAAACCAGTCAAATCTACTACTTCATGGACGTGGAGGCATCTCTGCTGTCTGCCttacatcgttatcttcgaaTTCTGCTTCCTAAGTCTACTCGTTGGGATATCAACATTAACAATTTACTTGTTGGATCCTTACCACAGGCCAAGACCTATACTCAACATCAATACGAACTCATCACGTCTGAATGAATCGGTACCACTGCTACCTCCGAAACCTGAAGAGTCCATCATCGATCCCGTGACGGCGTACATCATAATGGGTACTGTTGGCCTCATCCTAGCCTTCAGCATAATCGCTAATCTCTACACATGGAGTAGAATCTTCCACTCGTTACTGTTCTCTCAAAGACGTCATCTTCATCGAACCATAGCCAAGTTGGATTCCCTGAAGAGCGAAGGATTCATTCAGACGTTGAGATCCGAAGTCCATCTGATGACAGAAATGGTCAAATGCCTTGATCGCTTTACATCCCAGCAGAGCAGGCTAGTCCTGATTGTCGATGGACTGGACAGTTGTGAACAGGACAAGGTATTGCTGGTTCTCGATGCCATGCAAGCGCTCTTCAGCGACAATCACTGCCCCTTCCTTATTATCTTAGCCATAGATCCTCATATAATAGCTAAAGCAGTCGAGCTCAACAGCCGTCGCATATTCGCCGAATCGAATATCGGAGGGCATGACTACCTTCGAAATATGGTACATTTGCCGTTCTTTCTTCAGAACAGTGGCCTGAGGAAGGTTAAAGTCGCTCAGCAGACAGCTCAATTCGTTAGTAAGAAGGCCGGTGGTTCTTGGAATTACGAGACAGCATGTGCTGATGACAATTATGCGACGACAAGTGCGACGATTCAGCATTCGATATCCAACAGGCGATTGAGTACAGAGTCTAGTGTTATTATGAACAGCAACGAAAAATTGAAGCCGCCGAGTAGAAAAGGCAGTCGCAAGATGCGTCTCAGTGAATCAATAGCTTCCAGCATCGGTAGTAATTTAAATCGTTTGGGAGGTGCACAAGATCTCAATAAGATGCTTCTGACTGATGATTATTTCAGTGATGTCAATCCAAGGAGCATGAGGCGGTTGATGAATGTTGTTTATGTGACTGGGAGGTTGTTGAAGGCATTCCAAATTGACTTCAACTGGTATCATCTAGCCAGTTGGATCAACATCACTGAGCAGTGGCCGTTCAGAACGTCCTGGTTGATATGGTACTACGATATGTATGAGGAGAACTACGATGATTCTACGTCACTGAAGACACTTTATGATAAAGTCAGGCCCCAGATCCCGGTGTTGAAGGATGCTCAACCATTATTGGAGATGGATCGGGATGAGAGGAAGCTAGATGTCTTTCTGACGTTTCATCGAGCGAGTCTTCTGGTCAGTGATATGAAGATCTTCCTGCCCTTTACCATTAATTTGGATCCGTACATCAAAAAGAAGATTAAAGAGGAGCAGCAAGGCGTCGAGGAGGATCCTCTGCATCAGAGTATTTTGCTTAATAATGGAGGACTATTGTTGAATAATCCTTGGCAGAGTGGTGCTATGACTTCGGGAACTCTTGCGAGTCGTCATGGGAAGCTGACGAAAGCTCCTAGTCTTCAGGGTTCTAGTATTCTTCATTCGCCTATCCCTCAAATTCCTAATCATTCGGCTTTGAGTCACTGGCCGATTATCCCACCGGTTTATAACTGGGTCCCAGGGTATCAGCCGAAGGTTCCATCGGCAAGTAACTCGTTACCATCGGATTTGCTGGATGTGAGACTGTCCAAAGCATCGGTTCAGGATGTTTGCAATCTTCTTGGGAGAATTGAAGAGTTGAATCCGAGGAATCTGGACATTTACAGGAATATAATTCGAGAGAATAATGTCAATGGGAAAGTGTTGCTGCATTGCGAGATGTCGGAGTTGAAGGAGGTGTTGAAGATGACGTTCGGCGATTGGGAGCTCTTCCGTATGCTGATAACAACACTACGAGAAAATGAACTGAAAATGCTGACTGGAGCTCACGAGGAGGGTTCCCGTAGTGTTCGCTTCACTGTTGCTAATGAACACGTTTCTCATAAAGATCAGAGAGTGGAGACTCATGGAAATATTCAGCGTGGTTCGATGCACAATGATAAGGAGAAGTCTACAACCAGAACTGATGGGCCTTCCAGACGCGATCAAACCAAGCACTCCGTCATGGAGAAACAg GTAACCTTGGAAGAGCAGATGATCTGCGGTGCTCTCCAAACACTGAATGAAGAGGCATGTGAGGATGTTTTGGACGTTCCCTCTCCGTCTACCATCCAGCCAGACTCACTAGCAG GGTCCGATCGTCCGCGTTCCCTCAGCATCAGCCGAGCCCCAGACACGGACTACGTTCTCCTCCAACCCTCCCCAATATTCCACTGGGCGCCAGTGCCAGACGATCCAGAAAGCTCTGACGAAAGCTCCCACGATTCTCTTGTTCACCTGCAGCGCACCAACTCCCAGAGAAGTGTCATCTCCCAGCAGAGTATCGAATCAGACGTAGCAGGTCGCAAATCTAAATCTAAAAATCGCCCTCGGTCCATACTGGCATCGCCTCCATCATCACCAAGGGCATCCCGTGGATTACGATCTACCGACGATCATTCTTCCCagaaaaatatctccaaagGTATCCTGACCAACAGTACCAGTAACAATTCACTCAGTGGAAGATCCGTGAGACCCTCGATGTCTCGTATTGACGAAAAATCGGATAGTATCGAGATTAACGTGACAGTTCCTTCACCGGAAGATCCCCAAGATCCGGCTGAACTATCGACTATTGTGATTAATGATCTCAATGCGCAGAACGACGAAAGTGATGACGAGTCGACTCCACTTGTGTCTCAAGTTTCCTCACCGATAAATGTTCAGTCTTTCAATTCGAAGCTCCAAACAGGTGGATATTCAGATATAAATCGTCACCAAATGTCATGTTCTGCGCTGGGTGTCAAAAGTACCCTTCAAACCAGTGACAATGgcgataattttattaataaatacaaAGATGATGCCGTGAAACTCGTTATTCGTGAGACCCTCGATGGACGACTGCCCCGACAAGACGCAGAGGATTGGGACAGCCCGGAAACCCCAGTGTAA
- the Arms gene encoding kinase D-interacting substrate of 220 kDa isoform X4 — translation MLKLGHLSRTLHRTDSMVSLCYRSLATYIAEDNLQGLQGFLEIKRIAIDDRDENGSTALIYASSKGKIQFVREILNHGADVNAEDADNWTALLCAAKEGHTDVCVELLDHGADLEHRDMGGWSALMWATYKGRLATVKVLLSRGADVHAHGNYHISSLLWASGRGYIDIVKELITYGAKVNVGDKYGTTALVWASRKGNLEIVDVLLKAGANVDTAGMYSWTALTVATLGNYVDTVMLLLEHKPNVNALDKDGNTALAIASREGYHEIVSALLNAGAYINIQDRNGDTNLIHAVKGGHRSVVEALLKKYVDVDVAGKDKKTATYIAVEKGNSTILKMLLNANPDLEIGTKDGDTPLLRAVRSRNAEMVQLLLDKKAKVSATDKKGDSVLHIAMRARSKAIVEILLRNPKNSQLLYRPNRQGETPYNIDIKHPKTILGQIFGARRLNTNEDNENMLGYDLYSSALADILSEPSLSTPITVGLYAKWGSGKSFLLNKLREEMKNFAKHWIDPTFQFSSLLFSSTCHLSLFFGVMLGLALQSWIVGVTFGGVFFCTVYIFLILVWYAHKKYDWYWPYNFTIALTKNLNSLKLLLQIIFCHPPGGQISTDPSDITATIQPIKFYFTDQTRVGTTAAGENAVVQMVGSLYDAIENDFGSLATRLYRAFRPKPVKSTTSWTWRHLCCLPYIVIFEFCFLSLLVGISTLTIYLLDPYHRPRPILNINTNSSRLNESVPLLPPKPEESIIDPVTAYIIMGTVGLILAFSIIANLYTWSRIFHSLLFSQRRHLHRTIAKLDSLKSEGFIQTLRSEVHLMTEMVKCLDRFTSQQSRLVLIVDGLDSCEQDKVLLVLDAMQALFSDNHCPFLIILAIDPHIIAKAVELNSRRIFAESNIGGHDYLRNMVHLPFFLQNSGLRKVKVAQQTAQFVSKKAGGSWNYETACADDNYATTSATIQHSISNRRLSTESSVIMNSNEKLKPPSRKGSRKMRLSESIASSIGSNLNRLGGAQDLNKMLLTDDYFSDVNPRSMRRLMNVVYVTGRLLKAFQIDFNWYHLASWINITEQWPFRTSWLIWYYDMYEENYDDSTSLKTLYDKVRPQIPVLKDAQPLLEMDRDERKLDVFLTFHRASLLVSDMKIFLPFTINLDPYIKKKIKEEQQGVEEDPLHQSILLNNGGLLLNNPWQSGAMTSGTLASRHGKLTKAPSLQGSSILHSPIPQIPNHSALSHWPIIPPVYNWVPGYQPKVPSASNSLPSDLLDVRLSKASVQDVCNLLGRIEELNPRNLDIYRNIIRENNVNGKVLLHCEMSELKEVLKMTFGDWELFRMLITTLRENELKMLTGAHEEGSRSVRFTVANEHVSHKDQRVETHGNIQRGSMHNDKEKSTTRTDGPSRRDQTKHSVMEKQVTLEEQMICGALQTLNEEACEDVLDVPSPSTIQPDSLAGSDRPRSLSISRAPDTDYVLLQPSPIFHWAPVPDDPESSDESSHDSLVHLQRTNSQRSVISQQSIESDVAGRKSKSKNRPRSILASPPSSPRASRGLRSTDDHSSQKNISKGILTNSTSNNSLSGRSVRPSMSRIDEKSDSIEINVTVPSPEDPQDPAELSTIVINDLNAQNDESDDESTPLVSQVSSPINVQSFNSKLQTGGYSDINRHQMSCSALGVKSTLQTSDNGDNFINKYKDDAVKLVIRETLDGRLPRQDAEDWDSPETPV, via the exons ACACTACATCGTACAGACTCCATGGTGTCACTTTGCTACCGGTCTCTTGCCACTTACATCGCTGAAGATAATCTTCAAGGCCTTCAAGGATTTCTTGAAATTAAACGCATTGCCATTGATGATCGTGATGAG AATGGCAGTACAGCCCTCATATACGCCTCTTCCAAAGGAAAAATCCAATTCGTCCGGGAGATTCTCAACCATGGAGCAGATGTCAACGCTGAAGATGCAGATAATTGGACTGCTCTCCTCTGTGCAGCTAAGGAAGGTCACACAGACGTATGTGTGGAACTGCTGGATCATGGGGCAGACCTAGAGCACCGGGATATGGGCGGATGGAGCGCCCTAATGTGGGCAACCTACAAAGGAAGACTTGCTACTGTCAAAGTTCTATTATCCCGAGGTGCTGATGTCCATGCTCATGGCAACTACCACATTTCTTCGTTGCTTTGGGCGTCGGGCCGCGGGTACATAGACATCGTCAAAGAGCTCATCACGTACGGGGCTAAAGTCAATGTTGGGGATAAGTACGGAACCACAGCGCTTGTATGGGCCTCTCGTAAAGGTAACCTTGAGATCGTTGATGTTTTGTTGAAAGCTGGAGCTAATGTCGACACTGCAGGAATGTATTCCTGGACGGCTCTCACCGTCGCAACTCTAGGGAATTATGTTGATACGGTTATGCTCCTTCTAGAACACAAACCAAATGTAAATGCTCTCGATAAAGATGGCAATACAGCTTTGGCGATAGCCTCTCGTGAAGGCTATCATGAGATAGTCAGCGCTCTGTTGAACGCTGGTGCATACATAAATATTCAGGATCGTAATGGAGATACGAATCTCATTCATGCGGTGAAAGGCGGTCATCGAAGTGTTGTAGAAGCTTTGTTGAAGAAATACGTCGATGTTGACGTAGCtggaaaagataaaaaaacagcAACTTATATTGCTGTGGAAAAGGGCAATTCAACAATTCTAAAAATGCTTCTGAATGCCAATCCTGATCTTGAGATTGGCACAAAGGATGGGGATACTCCTTTACTACGAGCTGTGAGATCCAGAAATGCTGAAATGGTTCAGCTACTACTAGACAAAAAAGCGAAAGTATCGGCAACTGATAAAAAAGGTGATAGTGTTTTGCACATCGCAATGCGTGCGCGATCCAAAGCCATCGTTGAGATCCTTCTGCGGAATCCGAAGAACAGCCAATTGTTATATCGACCGAATCGCCAAGGCGAGACACCTTACAATATCGATATAAAGCACCCGAAGACAATATTAGGACAAATTTTTGGAGCTAGACGATTGAATACTAATGAGGACAATGAGAATATGCTTGGGTACGATCTTTACAGCAGTGCACTTGCTGATATTCTCAGTGAACCGTCATTATCAACACCAATCACAGTGGGCCTCTATGCAAAATGGGGATCTGGCAAGTCATTCCTGTTGAACAAATTACGAGAGGAGATGAAGAACTTTGCGAAACACTGGATTGATCCGACTTTTCAGTTCTCGTCCCTCTTGTTCTCCTCAACATGTCATTTATCGTTGTTTTTTGGAGTTATGTTGGGGCTTGCATTGCAGTCTTGGATCGTCGGTGTGACCTTCGGTGGCGTTTTCTTCTGTACAGTTTACATTTTCCTGATTCTCGTATGGTACGCCCACAAGAAGTACGACTGGTATTGGCCGTACAATTTCACTATAGCCTTGACTAAAAACTTGAATTCCCTCAAGCTCTTACTGCAAATCATATTCTGCCATCCACCGGGCGGGCAAATCAGTACTGATCCATCTGACATAACAGCCACCATCCAAcctattaaattttatttcactgatCAGACCAGAGTTGGAACGACAGCAGCGGGTGAAAATGCTGTTGTTCAGATGGTTGGATCGTTGTACGATGctattgaaaatgattttggATCGCTTGCCACGCGTTTGTATCGCGCATTTCGGCCGAAACCAGTCAAATCTACTACTTCATGGACGTGGAGGCATCTCTGCTGTCTGCCttacatcgttatcttcgaaTTCTGCTTCCTAAGTCTACTCGTTGGGATATCAACATTAACAATTTACTTGTTGGATCCTTACCACAGGCCAAGACCTATACTCAACATCAATACGAACTCATCACGTCTGAATGAATCGGTACCACTGCTACCTCCGAAACCTGAAGAGTCCATCATCGATCCCGTGACGGCGTACATCATAATGGGTACTGTTGGCCTCATCCTAGCCTTCAGCATAATCGCTAATCTCTACACATGGAGTAGAATCTTCCACTCGTTACTGTTCTCTCAAAGACGTCATCTTCATCGAACCATAGCCAAGTTGGATTCCCTGAAGAGCGAAGGATTCATTCAGACGTTGAGATCCGAAGTCCATCTGATGACAGAAATGGTCAAATGCCTTGATCGCTTTACATCCCAGCAGAGCAGGCTAGTCCTGATTGTCGATGGACTGGACAGTTGTGAACAGGACAAGGTATTGCTGGTTCTCGATGCCATGCAAGCGCTCTTCAGCGACAATCACTGCCCCTTCCTTATTATCTTAGCCATAGATCCTCATATAATAGCTAAAGCAGTCGAGCTCAACAGCCGTCGCATATTCGCCGAATCGAATATCGGAGGGCATGACTACCTTCGAAATATGGTACATTTGCCGTTCTTTCTTCAGAACAGTGGCCTGAGGAAGGTTAAAGTCGCTCAGCAGACAGCTCAATTCGTTAGTAAGAAGGCCGGTGGTTCTTGGAATTACGAGACAGCATGTGCTGATGACAATTATGCGACGACAAGTGCGACGATTCAGCATTCGATATCCAACAGGCGATTGAGTACAGAGTCTAGTGTTATTATGAACAGCAACGAAAAATTGAAGCCGCCGAGTAGAAAAGGCAGTCGCAAGATGCGTCTCAGTGAATCAATAGCTTCCAGCATCGGTAGTAATTTAAATCGTTTGGGAGGTGCACAAGATCTCAATAAGATGCTTCTGACTGATGATTATTTCAGTGATGTCAATCCAAGGAGCATGAGGCGGTTGATGAATGTTGTTTATGTGACTGGGAGGTTGTTGAAGGCATTCCAAATTGACTTCAACTGGTATCATCTAGCCAGTTGGATCAACATCACTGAGCAGTGGCCGTTCAGAACGTCCTGGTTGATATGGTACTACGATATGTATGAGGAGAACTACGATGATTCTACGTCACTGAAGACACTTTATGATAAAGTCAGGCCCCAGATCCCGGTGTTGAAGGATGCTCAACCATTATTGGAGATGGATCGGGATGAGAGGAAGCTAGATGTCTTTCTGACGTTTCATCGAGCGAGTCTTCTGGTCAGTGATATGAAGATCTTCCTGCCCTTTACCATTAATTTGGATCCGTACATCAAAAAGAAGATTAAAGAGGAGCAGCAAGGCGTCGAGGAGGATCCTCTGCATCAGAGTATTTTGCTTAATAATGGAGGACTATTGTTGAATAATCCTTGGCAGAGTGGTGCTATGACTTCGGGAACTCTTGCGAGTCGTCATGGGAAGCTGACGAAAGCTCCTAGTCTTCAGGGTTCTAGTATTCTTCATTCGCCTATCCCTCAAATTCCTAATCATTCGGCTTTGAGTCACTGGCCGATTATCCCACCGGTTTATAACTGGGTCCCAGGGTATCAGCCGAAGGTTCCATCGGCAAGTAACTCGTTACCATCGGATTTGCTGGATGTGAGACTGTCCAAAGCATCGGTTCAGGATGTTTGCAATCTTCTTGGGAGAATTGAAGAGTTGAATCCGAGGAATCTGGACATTTACAGGAATATAATTCGAGAGAATAATGTCAATGGGAAAGTGTTGCTGCATTGCGAGATGTCGGAGTTGAAGGAGGTGTTGAAGATGACGTTCGGCGATTGGGAGCTCTTCCGTATGCTGATAACAACACTACGAGAAAATGAACTGAAAATGCTGACTGGAGCTCACGAGGAGGGTTCCCGTAGTGTTCGCTTCACTGTTGCTAATGAACACGTTTCTCATAAAGATCAGAGAGTGGAGACTCATGGAAATATTCAGCGTGGTTCGATGCACAATGATAAGGAGAAGTCTACAACCAGAACTGATGGGCCTTCCAGACGCGATCAAACCAAGCACTCCGTCATGGAGAAACAg GTAACCTTGGAAGAGCAGATGATCTGCGGTGCTCTCCAAACACTGAATGAAGAGGCATGTGAGGATGTTTTGGACGTTCCCTCTCCGTCTACCATCCAGCCAGACTCACTAGCAG GGTCCGATCGTCCGCGTTCCCTCAGCATCAGCCGAGCCCCAGACACGGACTACGTTCTCCTCCAACCCTCCCCAATATTCCACTGGGCGCCAGTGCCAGACGATCCAGAAAGCTCTGACGAAAGCTCCCACGATTCTCTTGTTCACCTGCAGCGCACCAACTCCCAGAGAAGTGTCATCTCCCAGCAGAGTATCGAATCAGACGTAGCAGGTCGCAAATCTAAATCTAAAAATCGCCCTCGGTCCATACTGGCATCGCCTCCATCATCACCAAGGGCATCCCGTGGATTACGATCTACCGACGATCATTCTTCCCagaaaaatatctccaaagGTATCCTGACCAACAGTACCAGTAACAATTCACTCAGTGGAAGATCCGTGAGACCCTCGATGTCTCGTATTGACGAAAAATCGGATAGTATCGAGATTAACGTGACAGTTCCTTCACCGGAAGATCCCCAAGATCCGGCTGAACTATCGACTATTGTGATTAATGATCTCAATGCGCAGAACGACGAAAGTGATGACGAGTCGACTCCACTTGTGTCTCAAGTTTCCTCACCGATAAATGTTCAGTCTTTCAATTCGAAGCTCCAAACAGGTGGATATTCAGATATAAATCGTCACCAAATGTCATGTTCTGCGCTGGGTGTCAAAAGTACCCTTCAAACCAGTGACAATGgcgataattttattaataaatacaaAGATGATGCCGTGAAACTCGTTATTCGTGAGACCCTCGATGGACGACTGCCCCGACAAGACGCAGAGGATTGGGACAGCCCGGAAACCCCAGTGTAA